The DNA region gaaataggtaaaggacagtgtggttttgtgaaagacaaaggtacaagaaacgcaatattgatgttaaggatactatcagaaccaGCTATGCAAGTGCAAAAagacttgtttgtttgttttatcaactacacaaaagcatttgataaactgaagcacaataagttacttgaaatattacagaaaactatCTAGATTTGAAGGACCTCCGCCTAATGAGCATCTGTACTagaaacaaactgccgctgtaagaatagatggagaagtgagtcagtttacgaaaatcaagagaggtgttagacaagcgtgttttttctcccctgatttatttagtgtacagtgaaacagtattacaaaaaataagaaacaTCTTATTgctggcagtgaaaacatcaatttcagatatgcagatgacaccgttaattgcaagtacagaggaagaactacaaaacttaactgATTAtaattgaagaaagtgcaaaaaatgggtctatcaattacaaaaagacaatgtatggtgatatccaaagagaaggagaatcctatctgcaggctgagaataaatatggaagacataaaacaagtacacaacttatgctacttaggaagctgggtgacatcagatggcaggtgccacatggacatcaaaagaatagCAATGACAAAGAcatctttacgagaatgaagagtatactgaccaatactaaactaggcatgacaacccaccttaGAGTACtgaatgttatgtttatccagttatgttatatagctcagaacgttggacaatatctagtaacatgaggaaatgaattgtagcagtagagatgtggtttttgaggatgatgcaaagaatatcatggacaaaacaagtatctaacgaggatgtcatgaacagagcaaacacaaaagagaaataatgtatgagatcatgaaaaggcaacgtaacttcattggacatgtgattaggaaagaggagttagaatgcacggtaattatgggaaagattggagggaagaaagcaagaggaaggcaaagacaaatgatgatagagacagcagccagagaactggaaatgaataccaatgaattgatccacttgacccgaaacaggagggtgtgggccatggcagccaaagctcaaactgggcacggcacctgataaTGATGGTTAGTTTAAAAATCTAAAGCGTGCAGAAAATTTAATTACCTTGCCAGCTCCAATAATTTTCTCCGCAGCGTAAACTGATTTTTCACACCGAGGGCACTTTTCTGAACTGCCAAATTTCTGGGCAAACTTTGATTCATTGACATTAGTTGTTGGGCAATGAGCCTGGGGTCTGAAAACAGAACAGGTTTCAACAACAAGCATTAACTGAAGCCAATTTGTCAATAATTTGTCTTCTCATTTACCAAACACCTATCCAGATAAGTATCAAAGCTTCGTACCAAGACTCTTAGGGAATTGTGCCCTAGTTTTCCCATTTATAAATTAATTAATCCAGATAAGctttaatatacactcagtggccactttatcaagtacacctgctcattaatccaaatatctaatcagccaatcatgtggcagcaacacaacgCACAACAGCATTGTacacatagtcaagaggttcagctgttgttcagaccaaacaccacaATAAGAGAtgcgactttgaccatgaaacgattgttggtgccagatggggctgTTTGAGTAGTTCAGAAACTGCTTATCCCTTGGGATTTTTGcacacagtctccagagtttacagagaatgaaatACAAATAAAACATGCAGCAACAGTTCTTTGGGCTGAGGAGACTCATTAATAAGGACAGAATGGCCAGtacagttcaagctgacagaaagatgATAGTAACAATAACcatacagtggtgtgcagaagagcacctctgaacacacaacacattgaaccttgaagtggatgggttacagcagcagaagaccacatctGTTCAGtgtccacttcattaggtacgagacgaggtaactaataaagtggctaccgaATGTCTGTCATACCCAATGCATGAAATGGGAAGTTGAAGATACTTTCTGCAGCAAGATAATTAAATGCCCAATTTAACAAGGCAAGAAGGATCACTCCTGTAGAACCGCACAAGGTAAAGAAGCTTCTTCACTATAGTCATTTGATTGAGATATAATCATGCTAACTTATCAATACCCATGGACCTTTTCCATCTCTTATTACACTATAGCATTAAGAAAGCTTCCTTTCCACAAGCTGAGCATTCAGCAAGGTATCCAGTGTCAGGATAAAAAATATCCTGAGCAGAGACACAATACCCTACCCacccattcattcattcatctttACACCATGACTGGCTGCCATATGTAGATCAGACTCCTCAACTTCAAAACTCAGACTTTTGGAAGAGAGAAgctttcttcccctctcctccattttAAAAACTTAAAAGGTTTTCAACTTCAAAATACTTTTGATcacttttaaatgtccctaattagCAGAGATGTATGCAAGAGCAGTGTATGAAAGTGGCAAGCTATCAAGATTCAGTCAGGGTCAGTTGCAAGCCAAATCCCAGGCTCAGGCACAAGTTATAGAGACTGCTGAAAGCCAACAAAGTGATGGATTGGAGCTGTGTTTCCTACACAAATTAAGTAAAAATACAACCTATATGAATGGATTGAGCACAACCCAGGCCAATGCAAAATTCAAAGTTACATGGAAACTTTAATGACAGCATTTAAAAACCATTGAACTTGCCCTGTCCATCCAAATAGGAACAGGGGTCATTTGTGCAGCCCCATGAACTTATCTTTACATTCAATACAATAATAGCTGATTCTTATCTGAAATGCATTTCAGCATTGTCAACCAATTTCCTTAATGCTCAGGATTTCAAAGCTTCACCATTTCAGCCTTGAATTTACCACATCCCTTTGTGTAGAGAATTGCCGCATatatgttagtcctgacgaagggtctcggcctgaaacgtcgactgcgcctcttcctatagatgctgcctggcctgctgcgttcaccagcaactttgatgtatgttgcttgaatttccagcatctgcagaattcctgttgtttgccgcATATATGCTTTGAGTTTACCccttatttttttttcccccacacccCAGCAAACAATGGATTAATTCTCCTCTTTCAGTCAAATCTTCCCATCCCAGGAATTTATTCTGTAGATTAACTGGGCATCCATTCCATCTGTCAGTTCAGCACAAAGATTTAAACCATTTCCATATACGACTCTGTATAGAACACAAGTCGGCAAGGAGATTCGAAGTGGAAAGCTGAAGGAAAGATTATCTACTGATTGGATTAGGAAAAAATAAGTATAGGATGTGCAGTTGGTTCTGGGTGTGCATGTACAGATGATTCACGTCAACATAGGCACAGCAAGCAGGCAAGTCTTTAGTGGAATGTACAGTGAGACAGTCAAGCTGAggttgtggaattctttgaatcATATTGAACAGCACATGGACTCTATACCAGAGGGAGGATTCACTTTAGGTTCAGCATTGATTTACAAGACCAACACCATTTTAGAAATGCTGGAGTTCTAGGAGGAAAATTTAATAAGCAAGAATATCTTCTGCAATGAAAGAACACTGCAAAATTTTTTTAAGCAATCTATTGTGATAAAGAGGTTACCTAGAAAAACTGGAGTAAAACACATGTAATTCTTCCAATTACTTGTTCAGGTTGAGaacactgaagcaaggagcaTTGATACAAATTGTGTAATACTAAGCAACTCAAAACCACTTAACCAACTAACTTACTCCACGGGTTTTATTCCCACCCTTGCACCAGTGTCCATGCTCAGAACGCCTGCACCTTGGCCGTAGCCATAACCTTTAGGTCCGTACTTCTTCCCATAACACGATTTGCAGTAGATTTCGTTTCCATGCACAGCAAGTGTAGTGCTGTCTAGGTTCTTTTTACAGGCCACTGGAAAACAAATAAGAGATTGTCAGATGAAATCTTTCAGCACTTCCTGCAATACAGACCAAAAGCAAGCGAGGGCAAAGAACTGCTTGCACATCCAACACTTCTCGTATGCCACTACTTTAATTAGTTTTAATTATACAGTTGGCCCTCCCTCTCCAtgagggattggttccaggacccctcgAAGTACCAAAAAACGCAGATGCtgaagtcccttattcaacctgttgCAATGCAGTTgatcttaggacccagcggaaccccagaCCTTACTTAACCTGTCTCAATGCTGTGGATATTAGGACCCGGCggtggagctctgaatccgcagtgtttctgttcacgaaaataatcacgattgaaaataaagtgaaaataataaagcaaccagaaagaggtgaaacgccatcggtcattggaaaaacgttaggctacagtcggtcaacaattggaacaattttaaaggataaagtgagaaaggccctgccccgatgaaaacTACAATTATTATTAAGTAATGCAGTGCTTTAGTTATtgtgttttgggtttttgatcctccacatcaacccggcacggatggagagcactTCCCGGTTTgctcgattcgcggttggttgaattcacgCATAAGGTGGGCCAACTGTACATTatcccctcctcccacacaataCCAATTTACAGTTGAAATGACTACTTAAATATTCCAAGCAGCCATCCATTTTCTCCCCTTAAAGTGATTATTCActcacttcaggaagggcaagacgagggaacacaaaccaattctcatagagggatcagaagtggagagagtgagcaatttcaagttcctgggtgtcagtatctctgaggaactaacctggtcgcaatatattgatgcagcgaTGAAGacggcaagacagcggctatatttcattagagtttgaggagatttggtttgtcaactaaaacactcaaaaacttgtacGAGTGTACCttagagagtattctgactggctgtatcgccaTCTAGCattagggggtggggggggcgggggggtggagtgctactgcacaagatcaaagttaGTTGCAGAAATTTGTATGATTAGCTAtcttcatcatgggtactagcttccatggtatccaagacatcttcaaggtgtgGTCCCTTaggaagttggcatccatcattaaggacacccccccccccacccccaaacccaGAACATCAGGGCCTGCCCtctcctcactgctaccatcaaggtggtggtacaggagcctgaaggcacacactcagcgattcatgaACAATTTCCTCCTCTgtgtcatctgatttctaaatggacattgaacccatgaacactactccaactgcttttttttttaaagtttttgttGCACTACTCATTTTAAATGAACTATTTGACATGTATATACACTtagtgtaattcagttttttttctttaatttatcTATCAAGCATTtcgttgtactgctgccgtacagcgaacaaatttcacgacatatgccaatgatattcaaCTCAATTCTGATTTtatattatttccattactatAGAAACCAACTTATGGGGTATATGGCTTTATATTAATACTATGTAACGTTTCCCAGTAACAAATGCAAAATTTGAAGGGTTACATTTGAGTGCATTTCAGTCTTGGGTTGGCAGTGCAAGTGCAGTATATTTATGGCATTGAGTATCCAGAAGAGAATATTTTATttctatgttgcagctttatcacGTAAAAAATTCTTAAATTATAGCTGCAGTATAAACAATTTTAGTTAGGAATGGTAATTTAAGGGCCCCCAAGGCTTTATCATATAAAAATTTTCCAGAGATTTGTCTTTAGGATTTTGTGACAAGTTACAAATAGGCGAGAGAATTTTTTTTGTAAACATGAACCATGACAAGTTCAAGTCCATAAAACATATGGAGGTCAAGGATCCATGGAGTACACTCCAAAACAGATCTGGCAGAGAGCTAGATTTTGGCACCAACTACACATCGTATCAGCATCAGGGAAACCCTCCCCTCCAGCTCCTTCACCAGTGTAGAGTCTGATATGCTCAGCTATAAACCCCTTTGTTATAAGCACAAGGTATCTCCCCTTTTAGGTGAAAAGTGCAAAATATTTTTATGCTGGTAATACTAAAGACCAAGAAGTCCTCGACAATCAGGAGACAAGAAACCGCAGATGCAGGAATCTTTAGCGACTCGAGAGTCAGTCAATACCCGCAAAGGAAAATGTATATTCAATATCTCACAagactatccatttcccttcattgatgctgcctgacctgctgagttgcagTTCAAGCTTATTCGTCCTCTGACAACATTAatacttgcatttttttttggacGAATTTTTGTTTAGACCTTACTATTTTGTTTTAACTCTGTACTGCAGTTGCCAGAACAATAGAAAGTTCAGGAAGTTCCAAGTTTTGTATTGGAAGAGACAATCCCGTGTTAAACTGGTACTTAGATACTCTCCATTCCTAAAATATGTTCTAGTACTTGAAATAAGATTATTTAACATGTTAATAGTTAGTCAACATTCACTACTTCATTCAGCTGCTAAAATAGCAACTATGGCAGAAATAATAAATCACCAGTTTTAAGAAATTCTCTTACATTGATGTGAATTATGCTTGAGAATTCCATACTTGCAAATCGTTAAACACTTTTCTACAGATACCATAGTTTGGTTTTCTCCACAAATTATATAAAAttttatctcaataaatcaaaagATCTAACTTCACAAGTTTCCATACAATTAAGCTTTCCATTCCTCTTCATGAAGCAATTTCATTTGAGATAATTAAGAAAATATTTCAGGCAAAATTAATTAATATGTGATACCTGTCACATCGCATAATAACATGTCCAATCACTTAGCTGGTTAAAGGACAGGATGAAGAAATATTTGGATATAGATTAGTTTAGTCGGATTGCCTTCCAAATTCATTGCTTTTAATGAGCTGCTTATGTGAAAAATCTAAAATATTTAACCCAGGCAGTCTTTATTCCCCAAAACATTCCAATGTCCTGGCCTACCTTTCAACCCATATATGGCAGTCAGGCAGACAACATTTTTACCAATTATGGTTAGTCTTGAGCATTTTATATTGGCATGTGTTACATGAAGACTAAAGctgaccaaaaaaaaaaaatcaccaattGGAAGACTCCCCAGCAGCTGGATATCCAGGAAAGAAAATCATATTTAAGTACTAGGTGTCCTAATATTTAATCTGCTAGGTTTGTTTCAACACAATCTGGCTTTAGAAacagacttttaaaaaaaattcttacaGCAGTCAACTCTCTAGGCTTCAAATGCACCCCATTCTATACTAGGCCAACTGTAATCTGGAAATGGGATCCAAATACATTTTTATCAGTGAGGATAACACCCACTCTCACCAAGGAGATGTACAAATAAAAAGTTTGGATAAATAACCACAACCACACAGGATCACAAGTACA from Mobula hypostoma chromosome 13, sMobHyp1.1, whole genome shotgun sequence includes:
- the csrp1a gene encoding cysteine and glycine-rich protein 1a, which translates into the protein MPNFGGGNKCGVCLKTVYFAEEVQCDGKFFHKSCFLCMACKKNLDSTTLAVHGNEIYCKSCYGKKYGPKGYGYGQGAGVLSMDTGARVGIKPVEPQAHCPTTNVNESKFAQKFGSSEKCPRCEKSVYAAEKIIGAGKSWHKACFRCTNCGKSLESTTLADKDGEIYCKGCYGKNFGPKGFGYGQGAGALVNTQ